In Helianthus annuus cultivar XRQ/B chromosome 9, HanXRQr2.0-SUNRISE, whole genome shotgun sequence, the following are encoded in one genomic region:
- the LOC110876287 gene encoding uncharacterized protein LOC110876287: protein METKLHPAVTVSNIKTAIPVTLEMETGHWSTWSELFQLHCKAFQLYDHLLPPVADTPKPSTDKDKTTGDSSSAKELWERLDSIVLQWIYGTISQDLVHTIIKPGATAYHAWTTLENLFQDNKSARALHLRHRFTTTRLENFTNVSAYCQELKVLSDQLAGVGHPVDNDALVLQLIAGLTDQYEGIGTVLQGQDPLPSFSTARS from the coding sequence ATGGAAACCAAGCTACACCCGGCCGTTACGGTCTCGAATATCAAGACCGCTATACCCGTTACTCTTGAGATGGAAACCGGCCACTGGTCTACGTGGTCGGAACTTTTCCAGCTTCATTGTAAAGCCTTCCAACTATATGATCACCTTCTTCCTCCTGTCGCTGACACACCCAAGCCGTCAACCGATAAAGACAAAACTACCGGTGACTCCTCTTCTGCCAAAGAACTCTGGGAGCGTCTTGATTCCATAGTCCTCCAATGGATTTATGGAACAATCTCCCAGGACCTCGTCCACACTATTATCAAGCCTGGTGCCACCGCTTATCATGCATGGACTACCCTCGAAAACTTATTTCAAGACAACAAGAGTGCCCGTGCTCTTCACCTTCGTCATCGCTTCACCACTACCCGTCTTGAAAATTTTACTAATGTCTCCGCATATTGCCAAGAGCTGAAAGTTCTGTCCGATCAGCTTGCGGGTGTCGGCCACCCCGTTGACAACGATGCCCTCGTCTTACAACTCATCGCTGGCCTCACTGATCAATATGAAGGGATTGGCACGGTCCTTCAAGGTCAGGACCCGCTGCCGTCCTTCTCTACGGCCAGGTCTTAA